The following proteins come from a genomic window of Miscanthus floridulus cultivar M001 chromosome 2, ASM1932011v1, whole genome shotgun sequence:
- the LOC136540084 gene encoding protein RETARDED ROOT GROWTH, mitochondrial-like isoform X2 yields MQAEDGNDIVPPPTCSLNYIALRYSEFPPEIIFQYGSAVLFSIADHEAEYYLDIIRKHASGWLPETRKDDYAVVEKPSLTTLMKGGLDYIVLKSLDTDGICIISSVLGQSLALDHYIRQVDDMVEEFTEINRVMEKTGSFTMQRKKLFQLVGKANSNLVDVIIRLGLFDSLDSFEAQRDVLKTHNR; encoded by the exons ATGCAAGCAGAGGATGGGAATGATATTGTACCTCCGCCGACCTGTTCGCTTAACTACATTGCGCTTCGATACTCCGAGTTCCCACCTGAGATTATTTTCCAGTATGGTTCTGCTGTGCTTTTCAGCATTGCTGATCATGAAGCTGAGTACTATCTTGATATAATTAGGAAGCATGCTTCAGGATGGCTTCCAGAGACGAGAAAAGATG ATTATGCAGTGGTTGAGAAACCATCCTTGACAACATTGATGAAAGGAGGTCTTGATTATATAGTTCTTAAAAGTTTGGACACGGATGGGATTTGCATAATTTCAAGCGTTCTTGGTCAAAGTCTCGCCCTTGATCATTATATTCGACAG gttgatgatatGGTTGAGGAATTCACTGAAATTAATCGTGTCATGGAAAAAACTGGCAGCTTCACCATGCAAAGAAAAAAACTCTTTCAACTTGTGGGGAAGGCTAATTCGAATCTTGTGGATGTTATCATCAGACTTGGTCTTTTTGACAG